A single genomic interval of Chitinophaga sp. 180180018-3 harbors:
- a CDS encoding TonB-dependent receptor — MKKIYALWRVPPGNTLALKLLRTMKLTVILLFTGILGISATGRSQDEHLTIKLSQGTLPQLFSQIQSQSRWRIFYKDELVRKEALLTMDVRDRRITEVLDQALANTALSYRITRNQVAIIPREKVKNSISGGALPVVEDTTYFLRGRVYDTHEPPQALPGVTIRMKENNGVGTTTDADGYFTIRVKKDAVLIFSQMGYQPMEYMAIRNQNALNISLKENVAALDEVVVVGLSEQQKKHIASSIASVNVARQTEGKPITALSQALQGGVTGLQVTQGSGLPGGDAAAIKIRGISTLNPGNANPLILVDGVPMDMNYIDPVTVESVTILKDAAAAAVYGARAANGVILVNTKRGVAGRVAVSYDGYYGVQTPSAMPKLVEAPEFMRMYNEAQVNAGNQPFYSDDDIKHTENGDDPVKYPNTDWQKQILNKAAPITSHSLGVSGGNSMARFALTANYQYQDGMIPLNHSNKYNIRANTSVTLSKKFTVFLDMLAIKRNTFYPNRPNGNAGNRILEDIFRVPPTILPKYPAKDGAPVIYGRYVDIVNPVAYAEHGGRVTNEYGQSSINLQPKWEVFPGFNLRGQFSFRLNSDVYRSTRDNYYFFDYYSGQLVQTWGVQRDASMGRTTYYYAGVTADYTYDVKDHHFYVMGGYSQEENNSGNWEVRSLLSFYGKVNYSFKDKYLLEGALRTDGSSRFGPGHKYGTFPSVALGWNVHKENFMQSARFINNMKIRASYGRLGNENVDLYQYQNLIDAGNGTESVYGNPDITWETVDMLDLGMDLGLFNSKLELTFDYYNKATNGIILNPPVSYVGGMGKPPINAGKLRNQGVELSLNYNGRIGKDLTLSIRPGISYNKNVLTSLRGGPYIDNASINKEGYALNSIYGYKTNGLLQASDFKPDGTPLVPIIANEKPGDIKYVDVNGDGVIDGKDQTVIGNPTPKVDYFANFRLTYKRWELEALFQGVSRTDAVLGGMLAYPLDMSFDGGVPTRYYADNYWTPQRTNARFPRLTTSPSINKLSSDFWFQNGAYIRVKYIQLGYNFSSDRLKRIGINGARVYVNAQNPFVITSMKLVDPESQGNQWTYGIMKMYTAGISIQL; from the coding sequence ATGAAAAAAATTTATGCACTCTGGCGGGTACCGCCGGGCAATACCCTTGCCCTTAAATTACTCAGAACAATGAAACTAACTGTAATTCTTTTGTTCACCGGTATTTTGGGAATTTCTGCTACCGGCAGGTCGCAGGACGAACACCTGACCATCAAGCTAAGCCAGGGAACCCTCCCTCAGTTATTTAGCCAGATACAATCGCAAAGCCGCTGGCGTATCTTCTATAAGGATGAACTGGTACGGAAAGAAGCGCTGTTAACCATGGATGTGCGGGACAGGAGAATCACCGAAGTATTGGATCAGGCGCTGGCCAACACGGCACTCAGCTATCGCATTACACGTAATCAGGTAGCTATAATTCCCAGAGAAAAAGTAAAAAACAGCATCTCCGGAGGGGCGTTACCGGTAGTAGAAGATACCACCTATTTCTTACGTGGACGGGTATACGATACGCATGAACCTCCACAGGCTTTACCCGGTGTAACCATCCGGATGAAAGAAAACAACGGGGTAGGTACTACCACGGATGCGGACGGATATTTTACAATCCGTGTAAAGAAGGATGCCGTGCTGATCTTCAGCCAGATGGGCTATCAGCCGATGGAATATATGGCAATACGTAATCAGAATGCACTGAATATTTCCCTGAAAGAAAATGTAGCAGCATTGGATGAAGTGGTGGTAGTAGGACTTTCAGAACAGCAAAAGAAACACATCGCCAGCTCCATTGCATCCGTGAATGTTGCGAGGCAAACGGAGGGCAAACCGATTACCGCGCTTTCGCAGGCGCTGCAGGGCGGCGTTACCGGACTACAGGTAACCCAGGGATCGGGCTTGCCGGGCGGCGACGCTGCTGCCATTAAAATCAGGGGGATCAGCACCCTGAATCCCGGTAATGCCAATCCGCTCATATTAGTGGACGGCGTACCAATGGATATGAACTACATTGATCCTGTTACCGTAGAAAGTGTCACCATTCTTAAAGATGCCGCCGCGGCAGCGGTTTACGGCGCGCGCGCAGCCAATGGCGTTATATTGGTAAATACAAAACGAGGGGTAGCAGGAAGAGTGGCTGTTAGCTACGACGGATACTATGGGGTGCAAACACCTTCTGCTATGCCGAAGCTGGTTGAAGCGCCTGAATTTATGCGGATGTATAATGAGGCACAGGTAAATGCCGGTAACCAGCCGTTCTACTCTGATGATGATATCAAACACACTGAAAACGGAGATGATCCGGTGAAGTATCCTAACACCGACTGGCAGAAACAGATACTGAACAAGGCTGCACCTATTACCAGCCACTCGCTTGGTGTGAGCGGAGGAAACAGCATGGCGCGTTTTGCACTTACAGCCAACTACCAATACCAGGATGGGATGATTCCATTGAATCACTCCAATAAATATAATATCCGTGCTAATACTTCCGTGACGTTATCAAAGAAGTTCACCGTATTCCTGGATATGCTGGCTATCAAAAGAAATACATTCTACCCTAACAGACCCAATGGAAACGCCGGTAACCGTATACTGGAAGATATTTTCCGCGTGCCGCCCACTATTCTTCCCAAGTATCCTGCAAAAGACGGGGCGCCTGTTATTTATGGCAGATACGTAGATATCGTAAATCCGGTGGCTTATGCGGAGCACGGAGGCCGTGTGACCAATGAATACGGACAATCCAGTATTAACCTGCAACCGAAGTGGGAGGTATTCCCGGGATTCAATCTCCGTGGTCAGTTCAGTTTCCGTCTCAACAGCGATGTGTACCGGAGCACCCGCGATAACTACTACTTTTTTGATTACTACAGTGGTCAGCTGGTACAAACATGGGGTGTTCAGCGGGATGCCAGTATGGGTAGGACTACTTACTATTATGCCGGCGTTACGGCGGATTATACTTACGATGTAAAAGATCATCATTTTTACGTGATGGGTGGTTATTCGCAGGAAGAGAATAACAGCGGTAACTGGGAAGTAAGATCGTTGCTGTCGTTTTACGGAAAAGTGAATTATAGCTTCAAAGATAAATACCTGCTGGAAGGCGCATTGCGTACAGATGGTTCTTCCCGCTTTGGTCCTGGTCACAAGTATGGCACTTTCCCGTCGGTAGCGTTGGGCTGGAACGTACATAAAGAAAACTTTATGCAATCCGCCCGGTTTATCAACAACATGAAAATCCGCGCGTCTTACGGACGCCTGGGTAATGAAAACGTAGACCTTTATCAATATCAGAACCTGATAGACGCCGGTAACGGAACTGAGTCTGTTTACGGTAACCCTGATATCACCTGGGAAACGGTAGACATGCTGGATCTGGGCATGGACCTCGGGCTTTTTAACAGTAAACTGGAACTGACATTTGACTACTATAACAAAGCTACCAATGGCATCATCCTGAATCCGCCGGTATCTTATGTAGGCGGTATGGGCAAGCCTCCGATTAACGCAGGTAAGCTGCGCAACCAGGGGGTGGAGCTGTCGCTCAACTATAACGGACGAATTGGTAAAGATCTAACATTGTCGATCAGACCGGGCATCTCTTATAACAAAAATGTGTTGACAAGCCTGCGCGGAGGGCCATATATCGATAATGCCAGTATCAATAAAGAAGGATATGCCCTGAACAGCATTTACGGCTATAAGACCAATGGATTATTGCAGGCATCTGATTTTAAACCAGACGGAACACCACTGGTGCCCATTATTGCGAATGAGAAGCCGGGTGATATTAAGTATGTAGATGTCAATGGCGATGGAGTGATTGATGGCAAAGATCAGACAGTGATCGGTAATCCCACACCTAAAGTGGACTACTTCGCCAACTTCCGTCTGACTTATAAAAGATGGGAATTAGAAGCGTTGTTCCAGGGCGTTAGCAGAACCGACGCTGTATTGGGAGGGATGCTGGCTTATCCGCTGGATATGTCGTTCGACGGTGGGGTGCCTACCAGGTATTATGCAGATAACTACTGGACACCGCAACGTACCAATGCACGCTTCCCGCGCCTGACTACATCTCCCAGTATTAATAAACTATCATCTGATTTCTGGTTCCAGAATGGTGCCTATATACGTGTTAAATACATACAACTGGGATACAACTTCAGCAGTGATCGTCTGAAACGTATAGGCATTAACGGTGCCAGGGTATATGTAAACGCGCAGAATCCTTTTGTAATTACTTCCATGAAGCTGGTAGACCCTGAAAGTCAGGGTAATCAATGGACCTATGGTATTATGAAAATGTATACCGCAGGAATAAGTATCCAGTTATAA
- a CDS encoding NAD(P)-dependent oxidoreductase, whose translation MDTIGFIGTGHLGYPIAENLLKAGYPLRIYNRTREKALPLEQLGAVLVNSPEETATKGGIVMSLIADDKALEAVTTDALLKALGAGGVHVSMSTVSPDISRALSARHAEHGVTFVAAPVFARPDAAAARMGNAVVSGAVAAKARIKPLLEAGFAKNVFDMGEDPGAANVLKLIGNFMIAGALEMMAESFALAEKNGLDPRAAYEMLTTTLFASPIFRNYGAMILDRKFTGSPSFSAALGLKDMDLVLQTARRSYTPMPLANLVQSRLTTILAKDVHDADWTALASGALEDAGLIN comes from the coding sequence ATGGACACTATAGGATTTATCGGAACAGGGCATCTGGGATATCCCATTGCAGAAAATCTGCTGAAGGCAGGATATCCCTTGCGGATTTACAACCGTACACGTGAAAAAGCATTACCCCTGGAGCAGTTGGGCGCGGTATTGGTGAACAGCCCTGAAGAAACAGCAACGAAAGGAGGTATTGTAATGAGCCTGATCGCGGACGACAAAGCGCTGGAAGCGGTGACAACAGATGCGCTGTTAAAAGCGTTAGGAGCGGGTGGTGTTCATGTTTCCATGAGCACTGTATCGCCGGATATTTCGCGGGCTTTATCTGCCAGGCATGCGGAACACGGAGTGACTTTTGTAGCCGCACCTGTTTTTGCAAGACCTGATGCGGCAGCGGCCCGGATGGGTAACGCGGTCGTTTCAGGAGCTGTTGCTGCAAAAGCCAGGATCAAACCCTTGCTGGAAGCAGGATTTGCGAAGAACGTTTTTGATATGGGGGAAGATCCGGGAGCAGCAAACGTATTGAAACTGATCGGCAATTTCATGATTGCCGGCGCCCTGGAGATGATGGCAGAATCTTTTGCACTGGCGGAAAAAAACGGACTGGATCCCCGGGCGGCCTATGAAATGCTGACCACTACATTATTTGCCAGCCCCATCTTCAGGAATTATGGGGCCATGATACTGGATCGTAAGTTTACAGGCAGCCCGTCGTTTAGTGCGGCCTTAGGGTTAAAAGATATGGATCTCGTGCTGCAAACTGCGCGAAGGTCATATACCCCGATGCCATTGGCGAACCTGGTACAGTCGAGGTTAACTACTATCCTGGCTAAGGATGTACATGATGCCGACTGGACGGCCCTGGCATCCGGTGCTTTGGAAGATGCCGGGCTAATCAATTAA
- a CDS encoding helix-turn-helix domain-containing protein: MRKENSSNAINGRQLRGDCGTAYTLSLIGGRWKASILWRLLDGKLRYNELKKSISGVSERVLVLQLRELENDQLIKRIVYPEVPPRVEYELTPLGWSMEGLLQHISDWGTAHRKAAMAPKKTSTVSETAMADKG; the protein is encoded by the coding sequence ATGCGAAAAGAAAACTCTTCCAATGCGATCAATGGCAGGCAGCTGCGTGGCGACTGTGGCACCGCCTATACGCTGTCTCTTATTGGTGGCCGCTGGAAAGCCAGCATACTGTGGCGGTTGCTGGATGGGAAACTGCGCTATAACGAACTGAAGAAATCCATTTCCGGCGTTTCTGAAAGGGTACTGGTATTACAGCTGAGAGAGCTTGAAAACGATCAGCTCATTAAGCGGATCGTATATCCCGAAGTGCCTCCCAGAGTAGAATATGAGCTAACCCCGCTGGGATGGAGTATGGAGGGGCTGCTGCAACACATCTCCGACTGGGGCACAGCACACAGAAAAGCAGCCATGGCTCCGAAGAAAACATCCACTGTCTCCGAAACAGCCATGGCCGATAAAGGTTAA
- a CDS encoding FecR domain-containing protein: MNADKQHPKLEDILGEDHITSNQSNDPAQQELADATRRMILQAGNESWDPADKEQLWAQIASGLIPVRFSYRRLLLRVAAALLLLGGLGTWLCWPHQQQNNLVQFALTQPVSENNGDTRLLLGKNAVVVKGHNSSLVYGNNQVTINADSTAQPTAAYNTLLVPYGRRSKVQLEDGTVVQLNAGSRLVYPSSFDKNKREVFLEGEAFFEVAPNAGAPFFVYTSNMETEVLGTSFNISAYKDDTRKSIVLVTGSVQLNLPQHMIFEKSSRQLKPGEMATLGEKLAISKVDVAAYIAWKDGRLLFSGTPLKDILRKLTRYYNIELVLDSTQPGLETCSGDLDLENNLDDVLDVICGTNSLQYEHKGQRVILKEKD; the protein is encoded by the coding sequence ATGAACGCTGATAAACAACACCCGAAACTGGAAGATATACTCGGGGAAGATCATATTACGTCTAATCAAAGCAACGATCCTGCTCAGCAGGAGCTGGCTGATGCTACCAGGCGCATGATCCTCCAGGCAGGGAATGAAAGCTGGGATCCTGCAGATAAAGAACAGCTGTGGGCACAGATTGCAAGCGGGCTCATACCCGTTCGTTTCAGTTACCGGCGTTTATTACTCCGCGTAGCAGCCGCATTACTGCTGCTGGGAGGCCTGGGTACCTGGCTGTGCTGGCCCCATCAGCAACAAAACAACCTGGTACAATTTGCATTAACGCAACCTGTTAGTGAAAATAATGGCGATACCAGGCTGTTGCTTGGGAAGAATGCAGTGGTGGTGAAAGGACATAATTCTTCACTGGTATATGGAAACAACCAGGTAACGATCAATGCCGATAGCACTGCTCAGCCCACTGCTGCTTATAACACCCTGCTCGTGCCATATGGAAGGCGCTCGAAAGTACAACTGGAAGATGGTACCGTCGTGCAGCTCAACGCAGGATCCAGACTGGTGTATCCATCTTCTTTCGATAAAAATAAAAGAGAAGTATTCCTGGAAGGTGAAGCTTTCTTTGAAGTAGCCCCCAATGCCGGCGCTCCCTTTTTTGTGTATACATCAAATATGGAGACAGAAGTACTGGGCACCTCTTTTAATATTTCCGCCTATAAAGACGATACACGGAAAAGCATAGTGCTGGTCACCGGAAGTGTGCAGCTAAATCTTCCACAGCATATGATATTCGAAAAAAGTTCCCGTCAGTTGAAGCCGGGAGAGATGGCAACACTGGGAGAAAAACTGGCAATAAGTAAAGTTGATGTAGCAGCTTATATCGCCTGGAAAGATGGACGGCTGCTGTTTTCCGGCACACCGTTGAAAGATATCCTTAGAAAACTGACACGTTACTATAATATAGAATTGGTACTTGATTCAACACAACCAGGGTTAGAAACCTGTTCCGGCGACCTTGATCTTGAAAATAACCTGGACGATGTACTTGACGTGATTTGTGGTACAAACTCCCTGCAGTATGAGCACAAAGGACAACGCGTGATACTTAAAGAGAAAGACTAA
- a CDS encoding SPFH domain-containing protein translates to MENTVLKWALLIGVPILCLILYKVILRICFGVVIVPEDRIGLVTKKFVLFGKQELPEGRILAVNGEAGFQAQTLAPGVYFWKWIWQYSVTFQPFTIIPTGKIGLVLAKDGSELETGAILARKVPCDSFQDAVAFLQNGGRKGRQTAIITPGSYRINTFLFEVEITDMLSVPENAVGIVTTMEGKAIEPGSIAGKTIPSHNNYQDVDSFLENGGYKGLQEQVILAGSYFINPWFAKLELVKMTEISIGHVGVVISFVGNDGEDLSGAEFKHGNIVGKGYKGVWAEPLGPGKYPINPYIMKVELVPTTNLVLNWATARSEAHQLDKNLSTITVRSRDGFTFNLDVAQIIHIPTNEAPKVIARFGNMGNLVTQVLEPTIGNYFRNSAQGSDVISFLSSRKERQNSAKEHIGQVLDQYNVFGVDTLIGDIVPPETLMKTLTDRKIAEEQKVTYDTERLAQETRQALEKETAIAEMQKEIVKADQGVWIAERHADASVKKATGDANSVRLQANAESDRMKLLAAGEAEKVRLLAKAEAERTELTARADAEKIALTGKAEAEKILAIGQSSAESYKLAVEAMGGNNFTQLKVMEAIGSQQIRIMPDVLIGNGDGANGPISGLLGLRLLEEVAKKKEE, encoded by the coding sequence ATGGAAAACACAGTTCTCAAGTGGGCGCTGCTCATTGGCGTGCCCATACTTTGCCTTATTCTGTATAAGGTTATTCTTCGTATATGCTTCGGCGTAGTCATTGTTCCGGAAGACCGGATCGGCCTTGTTACGAAAAAATTTGTGCTCTTCGGTAAACAGGAATTACCGGAAGGCCGTATCCTGGCCGTCAACGGCGAAGCTGGTTTCCAGGCTCAGACACTGGCCCCCGGTGTGTATTTCTGGAAATGGATCTGGCAATACAGCGTTACATTCCAGCCCTTCACCATTATTCCTACCGGTAAAATCGGACTGGTACTGGCGAAAGACGGCTCCGAACTGGAAACCGGCGCCATCCTGGCCCGCAAAGTGCCCTGCGACTCCTTCCAGGATGCCGTGGCATTTCTGCAGAACGGTGGCCGTAAAGGCCGGCAGACTGCCATCATTACTCCCGGATCTTATCGTATCAATACGTTCCTCTTTGAAGTGGAAATAACTGATATGCTATCGGTCCCCGAAAATGCGGTAGGCATCGTTACCACTATGGAAGGTAAAGCCATCGAGCCCGGTTCTATCGCCGGTAAAACCATCCCTTCCCACAACAACTATCAGGATGTAGACTCCTTCCTTGAAAACGGTGGTTATAAAGGCTTACAGGAACAGGTCATTCTCGCTGGTTCCTATTTTATCAATCCCTGGTTTGCTAAACTGGAGCTGGTTAAAATGACCGAGATTTCTATCGGACATGTGGGCGTCGTGATTTCTTTTGTGGGCAACGACGGCGAAGACCTCAGCGGAGCTGAATTCAAACATGGTAACATCGTTGGTAAAGGCTATAAAGGTGTATGGGCCGAACCTTTAGGCCCCGGTAAGTACCCTATTAATCCCTATATCATGAAAGTAGAGCTGGTTCCTACCACTAACCTGGTACTGAACTGGGCTACAGCCAGAAGTGAGGCGCACCAGCTCGACAAGAACCTGTCGACCATCACCGTGAGGAGCCGCGACGGTTTTACCTTCAACCTGGATGTAGCGCAAATCATCCACATTCCTACCAACGAAGCGCCGAAAGTTATTGCCCGCTTCGGTAACATGGGCAACCTGGTAACACAGGTACTGGAACCCACTATCGGTAACTATTTCCGTAACTCGGCCCAGGGATCGGATGTAATCAGTTTCCTCTCCAGCCGTAAGGAACGCCAGAATTCCGCCAAGGAGCATATCGGCCAGGTGCTGGATCAGTACAACGTTTTCGGCGTCGATACTCTTATCGGGGATATCGTTCCTCCCGAAACACTGATGAAAACCCTCACCGACCGTAAGATTGCGGAAGAACAAAAAGTGACCTACGATACCGAACGACTGGCCCAGGAAACCAGGCAGGCGCTGGAAAAAGAAACCGCTATTGCCGAAATGCAGAAGGAAATCGTTAAAGCCGACCAGGGTGTATGGATCGCTGAACGTCATGCCGACGCCTCCGTGAAAAAAGCTACCGGTGACGCCAACAGCGTACGGCTTCAGGCCAACGCCGAAAGCGACCGTATGAAACTGCTCGCCGCCGGTGAAGCCGAAAAAGTAAGACTGCTCGCAAAAGCAGAAGCAGAGCGCACTGAATTGACTGCCAGAGCCGACGCAGAAAAAATTGCCCTTACAGGTAAAGCAGAGGCTGAAAAGATCCTCGCTATCGGCCAATCCAGCGCCGAATCCTATAAACTGGCCGTTGAGGCAATGGGTGGCAACAACTTCACCCAGCTGAAAGTAATGGAAGCAATCGGCTCTCAACAGATCCGTATCATGCCGGATGTACTCATCGGCAACGGCGATGGCGCCAACGGCCCTATCAGCGGATTACTGGGCCTGCGACTGCTGGAAGAAGTAGCGAAGAAGAAAGAAGAATAG
- a CDS encoding sigma-70 family RNA polymerase sigma factor: protein MKDRLIAENNVLWEQVIHGDQQAYRVLYEMYGDMLFRYGLRYMKDTAAIKDCIQDLFTDLYHYRRNLAVDVNIRYYLLGSFRRKLHQTIKKNTRVNPDAADDYFSIVYEPDPEQQRIAAENQQELLGRLARELNALPSRQKEVLFLKFNCDLSYDEVAGIMKISIPTCRTLAYRAFRQLRTNMEKVPLLPLIMLLMSVFAHRNS from the coding sequence TTGAAGGACCGTCTTATTGCAGAAAACAATGTCTTATGGGAGCAGGTTATCCATGGTGATCAGCAGGCCTACAGGGTATTGTATGAGATGTATGGAGATATGCTTTTCCGGTATGGGCTGCGGTATATGAAAGATACTGCTGCTATCAAAGATTGTATTCAGGATCTTTTCACTGATTTGTACCACTACCGGCGGAACCTGGCCGTTGACGTGAATATCCGCTATTATTTGCTCGGATCGTTCCGGAGGAAACTGCATCAAACGATAAAGAAGAACACCAGAGTAAACCCCGATGCAGCGGATGACTATTTTTCGATAGTATATGAACCCGACCCCGAGCAGCAGCGTATTGCTGCCGAAAATCAGCAGGAGCTGCTTGGCCGGCTGGCCAGGGAACTGAATGCGCTGCCTTCCCGCCAGAAGGAAGTATTGTTCCTCAAATTTAACTGCGACCTTTCCTACGACGAAGTAGCAGGTATTATGAAGATAAGTATCCCTACCTGCCGAACCCTTGCCTACAGAGCTTTTCGACAACTGCGTACCAATATGGAAAAAGTGCCGCTGCTGCCACTGATCATGTTACTGATGTCTGTTTTCGCCCACCGTAACTCCTGA
- a CDS encoding ROK family protein gives MKNSTALGIDIGGSHITAALIDLGTRSIVEGSWNRTRINSQGAATDIIKAWAAVIREVFSGSEDGTRHIGIGMPGPFDYERGISLMRGQHKFDALYDLNIKELLAAELEITPAQIRFINDAGCFLQGEVFSGAGRGYQRVVGLTLGTGLGSAVYRNGIAKDANLWCSPFRDGIAEDYLSTRWFVKRYQELRNESVPDVKALVARINEDTAVATLFDEFATTFAVFLTWFIRTEQPEAVVIGGNIANASDLFFPLLKKELLKQNIDIPIVTATLGEAAALIGAASLWKN, from the coding sequence ATGAAGAATTCCACGGCATTGGGAATAGATATCGGAGGCTCGCATATCACGGCTGCATTGATAGATCTCGGTACCAGGTCTATAGTTGAAGGATCCTGGAACCGCACACGTATTAATTCACAGGGAGCGGCAACGGACATCATTAAAGCCTGGGCTGCTGTTATCCGGGAAGTATTCTCCGGCAGCGAAGATGGCACACGGCATATTGGCATTGGCATGCCCGGCCCGTTTGATTATGAGCGGGGGATCAGTTTGATGCGTGGACAGCATAAGTTCGATGCCTTATACGACCTGAACATAAAAGAACTGCTGGCGGCTGAGTTGGAGATTACGCCTGCGCAGATCCGGTTTATCAATGATGCCGGCTGTTTTCTGCAGGGTGAAGTATTCAGCGGCGCCGGTCGCGGTTATCAGCGCGTAGTAGGGCTGACGCTGGGCACAGGACTCGGCTCCGCCGTATACCGCAATGGCATCGCCAAAGACGCCAACCTGTGGTGCTCTCCGTTCCGGGATGGTATTGCTGAAGACTACCTCTCCACCCGCTGGTTTGTGAAACGCTACCAGGAACTCCGCAATGAATCCGTGCCCGATGTGAAAGCCCTGGTGGCAAGAATAAATGAGGATACCGCTGTAGCCACGCTGTTCGATGAATTCGCCACCACATTTGCTGTTTTCCTCACCTGGTTTATCCGCACCGAACAACCGGAAGCCGTAGTAATCGGCGGTAACATCGCCAATGCTTCCGACCTGTTCTTCCCCCTCCTGAAAAAAGAACTGCTGAAACAAAATATCGACATCCCCATAGTAACAGCTACCCTGGGCGAAGCTGCTGCCCTGATCGGAGCAGCAAGCCTGTGGAAGAATTAA
- a CDS encoding DoxX family protein, whose amino-acid sequence MKVLPLLGRILFALIFLMSGLNHLMGAGADYAAAAGVPMAKVMVPLAGLLAFLGAISILLGYKVKYGAWLIVIFIIPVSFAMHKFWGISDPMQQQMQMAMFMKNVAILGGALLLAYFGPGPYSIDRIKNKE is encoded by the coding sequence ATGAAAGTACTTCCTCTATTGGGCAGGATCCTGTTTGCCCTCATTTTCCTGATGTCTGGTCTGAATCACCTGATGGGTGCGGGGGCCGACTACGCAGCGGCGGCAGGTGTGCCGATGGCTAAGGTAATGGTACCGCTGGCCGGTTTGCTGGCCTTCCTGGGCGCCATCAGTATCTTGTTGGGTTATAAAGTAAAATATGGAGCCTGGCTGATAGTAATCTTTATCATCCCGGTATCATTCGCCATGCATAAATTCTGGGGTATATCAGATCCCATGCAACAGCAAATGCAAATGGCAATGTTCATGAAAAATGTGGCCATATTGGGAGGAGCATTGCTGCTGGCTTATTTTGGGCCGGGGCCATACAGCATAGATCGAATTAAGAATAAGGAATAG